AGATGGGCGGAGTTCCCAGCATGTGAGACATTGTGTTTACGGACATAAGTTTAGGTAAATTGTGTTCTAAATCACCACAGATGTTATCTGGTACACAGTGATTAGTGTTACTGTTCTCCACACTAACTCTACGATGTTTCTAGTagttaacattttgctgttaTGGAATAAAGCATCTTACACCATGAGTGAAGTTGTGTGGGCGGTTAGTGACTTCCTCCAGACTAGCCCCTTGCCCAACACATCCTGCCCAAAAATTACGCAGCGGGGAGAGATAACAGGGTAAATACCATTACAAGTACTACTCTTCTGGCAAACAACCAACTGCACTCCCCTCTAACGCATGCGCGTCAGATTGCCCGAATATAATACCTACTATGTTCCTCACCTTGCACTTACTAGtatgtaaaatatcagaacTCGAATAACCTTGATAATATCTAAAGAATCCAGATGAGAGCCATGAAAATATCAAACCATAGTGGAGACACAACACAAGGCtcacatgagagaaaaaaacagcaatgacACACTGCAGAGTGTACTTTATACACTAAACCTCTCTATATCAAAGCCCATCGTTAGCTCGAGACATGAATACATCAACcattgaaaaaagtaaaataaaacgcTCACGCTCACTCACGTTTCTGTGCAAACAATCCAACCCTTCATTAAAATCCAGGAATTGACCGGAGGCCTGTAttacgaagcaagttcaacatacccaggatatCTTTTCGTTACCTGGCTCCACTGAACTTAACATTGACCGTCCAGAAAACCACAACTACGAAGCCGGTTATCAGGCtgctcagtcaactctgggttCTCCAGCTGAgagcgcgttcatgtgaaagaggcggggttGTTAATCACGAGCGACGTCATCAGAGTCAGTAAAGAGAGAgtaaagagtggaaaagtagttaataaCTGATGAGTCTATCTGaatgaaatgttgcatttatgatAATGGGAGCCAGTTAACACTAGATCAGGTTGTTGTTCTgataaaagacaatatttcgtttttatttccagttatcatcacacagttgtctcatgttattctgagctgcagggatgaatcagagtgtaaaatcatccacactgtcagctgtcactccgGGGATAAAAGAAACTTTATactattaaaatgcagctaaaatcatcattatgtgaaTAGTGTCGTAAacgatctctctgtttgttagaagctctgttttaaaaccagagtggaaatagaaagtctagagcaataaaatgtttccactgacctatagagatatatatatatttgctcttttttactcgtcactttattgtaaactcaggacttttgtccatgtcgaGATCTTGTAGGAATGATGCCTCTTTTTTCCAGtcatctgattggtcagtggtcagaGTGTTGACCGGTTGTGATCCGATCCTCTGcagttaacctgctccggaaCATTTTAGCTGTTCAGcgtcagttaccatggtgatggaCCCGGTAAAAAGTGAAACAGCGTTTAAGGACTGAAAACCCaaagttaaacctgaagttgcCTCCCTGACCCATAATCCTGCTTCCTGCTGGTGAATGGAGGAGAGTGTAAGTgagagaatgagacagagacagaagctgCGGATGTGGTCATGTTGAAATATAAaggtaaagtgtgtgtttacctttttATCATCTACAGGATGATAGGGACAATCCGGGGGAACCATATAATAAAGAGAGTGTTCCCAAGTTACCAGAGGGTTACATAGACTCAGACTCCTTCAGGAAGTGGTTCTCTCTATTCATTCCCTTAACACTCATCtaattttcattctttcttaCGTCCAACATTGCCTGTGAAAAGTCCAAACCATCTAATGCGTTTCCAACACTCACCAGCTTCTACTATTTATTCTCTTCCCTGTTTTCCTTACGTTCAGGGAGTCATTGGATCCTGTtttctaaatatattcataacTGCTCAGAGAAATATTGCTGCCTTGACTAGCATAATCCATAAATGTGATCAGGACATGTATCATAACAGATGTATCACAGAGATCTGCtactgttatgtgttttatctGTGATATTTGCTTAGAACtttttttgaggatttttttatttgctgactgagatttttttgaaataatttatttttgctcaccttatattctctctctctctctctctctctctctctctctctctctctctctctctctctctctatatatatatatatatatatatatatacatatatatatatatatatatattacaatgTATCTTCTTTTCTTATAACatctatttgtgtgtttctgttttgtgtgaagatcataaaacaaaatgttgtggCCCTTTCTTGCCAATAAAGATTCAGACAGTCTGGTTCAGAGCAGTGCCTCACATGAACTCTTACTACAGATTCTGTGTTGTAATtaagtatatgaaatatatacaaTAGAACATGTACAAATACAGAACAGTAAAGCATACTTAGAGTAACAACATGCAAAAAATTATATGTGATTAGTTGTAACTTAGTTAAAACATACAGAGGTGCTAGTAGAGAACACAAGTTTGTAGAGTGTTTGGTTCATTTCAGACTTGTTTGAGGTTTGAACATCACAACTCATTGTTCACTGGGTTGGATTACCTATcaggatggacacacacaagAGTCAAACTTTCTCTCATAAAAATAGGGatttatttacaatatgtaCACATATTATAAACTGAACATGAGGAAAGGCAATGCATTGTTAAATTAGATTTTGGAAACCTTACACCCTAAATAGATGAGAAATATTATTTGACAAGAGCTTGGAACTCCTAATTTGCACAATAAGTCCTCATTAAGGATGACTGTCAGATGGTTGTGTGATGTGACCtttgcatttgacccatcctctacactaggagcagtgggcagccgcAGTGCCGCGCTCAGGAACCAACTCCAGTTGTTTTGCCAGCACCAGTGGTCAGGGGAACTGACAGGAGCACACCTGGTAGCACCTGAGCCACGCAGCTCAGGCGTAGCTGCAGCTGTGCATCATCTAGAGATTTGGTGTGTTGCCTATTTTTTCCTGTGTGAGGCTTTTCTCATCAAAAatagacagtgaaaatgatctgttgacagtcatattgacatcataccATCAACATTACACCTCTTAACATGAACTTAATGTTTATCATGAATAGTCCAACTAGACACCCTGGTGTCCATCATACACAACTTAAATAATTACCATGTGTTCATCCTCTTTATACATACATAATCAATGTGTAAGTGTCCAGCATGTCCCAACACTCACAGAAATCATAAAATCAAGGCAGGATGTGTTTTTCCCATTAttagtttttacagtttgtaattTATGTGCGTGAAGCATCAaggttgttgctatggttacctgaCAGCCAATGGGAAACTTGTGTGTTCTGTGTCTTTGGTATAAAAGTGAATCAAACTGTTTCCTCTGATCCATCACCTGAGCTGCAAGTTTTCTGAAATCCACCACTGGACCGAGTATAAATCTTGTTtaacaggcagagagtgaatgaataaacagCCAGTACAGAtatagctgctgctgtcagtcccAGTACACAGTAGAGGCCGATCCTTTCCCGACTCGCTGTGTTTGGTGTCTCAGGTTCAGGCCAATCCCTCGCTGCTGTAAAGACACCAAACACATCTGTGTCATTCAtgtgaagaaacaacatttcaccaaagaaaactaaataaccACAACACATTAAGTTGGAACATATTTCATAGTTCTGCTGAGTTTTACTGAATCATCTTACCAGTGACATTGAGCCGGCATTTTTCTCTGTTCCAACCATAATCTGTTCTCACTCCACACAGGTACAGACCCGAGTCATCAGTCCTGATTCtggacacatgaagtctgattcGTCCTTCTCTGAGGGCGTCTTTGTCACACTGAACTCGTCCTGCAAACTGTCCATCCTGAAACTCTGAGACCTCAACACCCTCATATAGATGATACAGGACCAAGGGTTTAACATCAGTTAACAGTTCACAATTAATTATAAGTACGGTGGAGGAACTGTCAGTTttggttgtaaacatccattccAGTGTGATGTTGTGGTTCTCCTCTGCCTGGTAGGAGGTCTCTGTCACGTTCAATACAAATGTTCCtgttgaggagacagagagggaaagtgaggacCAGACAAACTAAGAACTTTAACATTTGAGCCCTTAAACTCCACctatatatatttagaaatacagCTAAGTGTTTAAA
The sequence above is drawn from the Thunnus maccoyii chromosome 10, fThuMac1.1, whole genome shotgun sequence genome and encodes:
- the LOC121906402 gene encoding uncharacterized protein LOC121906402 — encoded protein: MKGWIICTETEKMICRILLLISLTSCVCGTFVLNVTETSYQAEENHNITLEWMFTTKTDSSSTVLIINCELLTDVKPLVLYHLYEGVEVSEFQDGQFAGRVQCDKDALREGRIRLHVSRIRTDDSGLYLCGVRTDYGWNREKCRLNVTAARDWPEPETPNTASRERIGLYCVLGLTAAAISVLAVYSFTLCLLNKIYTRSSGGFQKTCSSGDGSEETV